A segment of the Streptococcus dysgalactiae subsp. dysgalactiae genome:
TCAAACGTCTTGCTCAAGATGAATTCCGTGCCCAAAAACGTGGGGGCCGTGGTGTTCAAGGAACAGGGGTCAATGATGACGATTTTGTTCGTGAGCTGGTATCAACAAGTACCCATGACACCTTGCTCTTCTTTACGAATTTTGGACGGGTTTATCGTTTGAAAGCTTATGAAATTCCTGAATACGGTCGCACAGCCAAAGGCCTTCCAATAGTTAATTTGTTAAAATTGGAAGATGGTGAAACTATTCAAACCATTATCAATGCACGCAAGGAAGAAACCGCTGGAAAATCTTTCTTCTTTACCACAAAACAAGGGGTTGTCAAACGTACAGAAGTATCTGAGTTTAATAATATCCGACAAAACGGTCTGCGTGCCCTCAATTTGAAAGAGGGAGATCAACTGATTAACGTGCTACTGACCAATGGTCAAGACGATATCATTATTGGAACTCAGTCCGGTTATTCTGTGCGCTTTAATGAGGCAAGTATCCGCAACATGGGCCGCTCTGCGACAGGAGTTCGTGGTGTCAGTCTTCGTGAGGACGATAGAGTTGTCGGTGCTTCACGTATCAATGATCATCAGGAAGTCCTCGTGATTACTGAAAATGGTTATGGGAAACGAACTGAGGCCATAGAATACCCAACCAAAGGCAGAGGGGGGAAAGGGATTAAGACAGCTAACATCACTCCTAAAAACGGGCAACTGGCTGGACTTGTAACAGTTGACGGCACAGAAGATATTATGGTCATCACTAATAAAGGGGTTATTATTCGAACAAACGTGGCTAATATCTCCCAAACGGGTCGTGCTACCTTAGGTGTTAAAGTGATGAAATTAGATGCAGACGCTAAAATCGTGACATTTGCTTTGGTTCAAGCAGATGATGAGGAAGAAACTATTGGTGAGGTAGAGCAAAGCCAAATCCCAGCTGCTACAGATATGACACCAAATAATGACGAGGAGTAACGAAACGAATGGTAAAAAAACAACGTCGTCAGAGTAGAAAACCGATGTCATGGGCAAGGAAAATTCTGATTGCTGTCCTTTTAATTCTTGGGTTGGCCTTACTCTTTAATAAGCCCATTCGCAACACATTAATTGCATGGAATTCTAACAAGTATCAAGTAACCAAGGTATCCAAAAAGGACATCAAAAAAAATAAGGAAGTCAAATCGACTTTTGATTTTCAGGCTGTTGAGCCAGTCAGCACAGAGGCTGTTTTACAAGCGCAAATGGCTGCTCAAAAACTCCCTGTCATAGGAGGTATTGCTATACCAGAAGTTGGTATTAACCTACCAATTTTTAAAGGGCTAGGCAATGTCGAATTAATTTATGGTGCTGGAACCATGAAAGAGGACCAAGTTATGGGAGGCGAAAATAATTACTCTCTTGCTAGTCATCATATTTTTGGTATGACTGGTTCTTCTCAGATGCTTTTTTCACCGTTGGAAAGAGCCCAAAATGGTATGGCTATCTACTTAACGGATAAAGAAAAAATCTACAAGTATAACATCCATGAGGTTTCTACGGTGGCTCCTGAGCGAGTTGATGTGATTTATGACACACCTGGGCTTAAAGAGATTACTTTAGTAACCTGTACAGATTTGGAAGCAACAGAACGTATTATTGTGAAAGGACAACTCAAAACAGAGTATGATTTCGATAATGCGCCTGCTGAAGTACTTAATGCGTTCAGTCATTCCTATAATCAAGTCTCTACCTAATAGAATAGAGGCGACGACATCATTTAATAAGTAGGAGGAGGCTATAACGAGTCCTTCCCTACTTTTTCTTTTGAAAGGAGAGGGATTATGCACTTAGATGCTATTCACCACGTGGCTATTATTGTCTCCGATTATGAGGCATCAAAAGATTTTTATGTTAATAAGTTAGGGTTTCGTATTATCCGAGAGAATCACAGACCGGAGAGACATGATTATAAGTTGGATTTAGCCTGTGGTCAGATTGAATTGGAGATATTTGGAAATGTTACCAGTGATCCTTTTTATCAATCCCCACCAAAACGTGTTGGTAGACCAGAATTTGACAGGGAAGCCTGTGGTTTGAGACATCTTGCCTTTCGTGTTACCAACATTGAGAGTTATGTAGATGACCTAAAGAGCTTAGGAATTCCAGTAGAGCCTATCAGGTATGATGATTATACAGGTGAGAAAATGACTTTCTTTTTTGATCCGGATGGCCTGCCTTTAGAGTTACATGAATAAGTTAGTGAATTCCCTATTGGTGTCTTTGACAATCAGTAGGGTTTTTGATTGCTTTAAAAGAATATTGGCTTCTCATCAAATGATAAGAGATTGACAAGGGAATTAAAAGATGATATGCTATCAGATGATTAACTAGTTAAGAGAGTTTATATGAGAAAAAATATTGTTACTACTGTCAAATGGCTATGCTTAAGTTTCCTTTTTGTGGGCTTGGGCTTGTCTGGTTGCCGGTCTGTTGATAAACCATTAGCAAAAGGCTTACATATCAAGACCAGCTTTTATCCCGTTTATGCTTTGACAAAGGAGATTTCGGGAGATTACAACCAGATTGACCTGATGGTGAAAACGGTTAGCATACATTCTTATGAACCTAGTCCTAATGTGGTTGCTAGGACCTATGATGCGGATATTTTCATTTACCATTCCAATATCCTAGAATCATGGGCGGCTGATTTAGCTCCCCAGCTTAGAAAAAAAGGAGTACTTGTTTTAGAGGGAGCGGCTCATTTGCCATTAGAAAGGGTGCAAGGGCTGGAAAAAGTTCCCTTAAAGAAAGGCATGTCCGCAAATGCACTCAATGATCCTCACACGTGGACAGATCCTCTATTAGCCAGCCAGGAAGCAGATGCTATTGCCACATTATTAGCAAAAAAAGATCCTGACCATAAGGAGTATTACCTCAAAAATGCCAAGCGCTTTAAGTTAAAGGCTCAGAAGCTAGTAGAACGGTATCAAGCGAAATTCGCTAGTCTTCCCCGTCATACCTTTGTGACACAGCACACAGCATTTTCCTATTTAGCAAAACGTTTTGGCCTAACGCAACTAGGCATTGCAGGTGTCTCCCCAGAACAAGAACCGAGTCCCCAACAATTGGCTGATATGAAGCGTTTTATTGAACGATATGGTGTCAAAACAATTCTTATGGAAGAAAATGTTTCTGGCAAACTCGCCAAAACGCTAGCAAAAAGTAGTGGGATTAGTGTGAGACAATTAAGCCCCCTTGAAATCGCTCCAGATAATCAAAAATCTTATCTTGACAATTTGGAGATGAATTTAGCCGTACTTTATGATGTCCTGGAGAAAGAAAAATGAACAAACGCATTAATGTAACAATAGTACTAGCTGTCATCTTATGTGGTTTAACAGCTTGTAAACCTCAATCGATGGAAGGTACTAAGCCCAAGAATGATCAAAGTCATAAAACAAGTCACAAAAGCCACGAAAAAGTGCTAAAAGATGACAGTGATAAAACCCCAGCAGAAATTGATCAAAAAGAAGGTATTGCTGCTGAGCAAATTGTTGTTTCGATTTCAGATGACGGGTTTGTTACCTCACATGGAGATCATTACCATTTTTATAATGGAGAAGTTCCATTTGACAGTTTATTATCAACGGAATTATTGGCTCCTGAAGATTACCAGTTTGACAATAGCCATGTTATCAGTGACATTCAAAATGGTTATATCCTTAAAGTAGGTGAGACCTACTACGTTTATTTGAAAGATCAAAACCATCGAGATAATCTTAGAACGGTTTCAGAAGAATAAGTTTGATGGTAAAATAGTAATAATTAATGACTGTTCTTTGGAAGAATTTCCAAAGGGCATTTTTTGTTTCAGGAGTGACACTGATGCTGACAGTTTTTAATCGTCTTATGGTAGGAAAAATGCTACAATAGTCCCACTGGATTTTGAAAAAGAAGAGGGAATAGAGGTTTGTGACAAATTACAATGAGAGGTTTGCAAAGGTTATTGTGCCTATCGATCATTTGAAATAGCTCTTCTCCCATAGGAAATTTAGCTTTATTGAGGTAATGAAAATGACTTATAAAAAAATGTTAGTGGTAGGTGCTCTTGTGCTAGCATCGGTCTTTACCATCCAAACTGCTTTCGCAGCAACGAATAACGTCCAAACTGTTATTGATGAACACTATGTGCAGCCGGATTATGTATTAGGCTACTCCTTATCACCTGACCAACAGAACCAAACGTTGAGTTTGCTCCACTACAATAGTGCTAAGGATAAACAAATTAAAACATTGAACACTACAGCCTATGCCTCTATTATGAATGTAGCAGATGATCCGAGCCTTCAGCTTTATTCTTCTGTTAAAATTCAAAAGTTAGGAGTAAAAGAGACCTTAACAGTGACAATCGAGACACCCCAGATGATTCAAAAAGTGACTCAGGACATGTATCGAAATGCAGCAGTTACTCTTGGCATTGAGCATGCAAGCATTCAAGTTGCCTCTCCTATCCCTGTCACTGGAGAATCAGCACTGGCCGGTATTTATTACTCCTTAGAAAAAAATGGGGCCAAAGTTCCAGAGGAGAACAAGCAGCTTGCACAAGAAGAATTAGCCACACTGTCTAGTATCAATACTGATAATGCGGATAAGGTAGGTTATGATGCTGATAAGTTAAATGTTGCCTTAACTGATATCAAAGCAGCTGTGGCAGAAGGTGGAAAGAACCTCTCAGAGGAGCGTGCCCGTCAGATTGTTGAAGATACTTTGAAAAATTACGGCTTAAACCAATCTGTAACAGCCCATCAAATCAACGTCATTGTTAATTTTGCTATTCATTTATCTAATAGTGGTGTAATTACAAATAGTCAATTTGTGGAAACTCTAAATGATTTAAAAGCAAGTATTGTTAGCAAAGCTAATGGAACTTTTGACCACATTGATCTTCATTTTGATGCCAATCAAGCCCTTGATAAGGGTAAGGGCATTTGGCAGCAGATTGTGGATTTTTTTAAGCAGTTCATTAATGGCTTATCACGCCACGTCTAAAAAAGGGTAGGGATGTTTTCTTTCAAGCCTTGTGGCAGTAGTTCTATTGGTTCATAAAAACTGGATGATCGCATTCAGTTTTTGTTTATCTAAAAAAATCTTTTAAACTAACTTAAACAGCTTGCAGATATTGAGTTATAGGGATTTATCGATATGTTATTAGCTAGAAAACGTCTAAAAGAGGATTAACAATGACTAAAAAGAGTCATATACTTAACTAATTAATAATGTTTAATGATGACCTATTTAACGATGTTACACTTTCTTATTAGAAAGGAGCCAAAAGGGAAAGTATATTGCTTTTGGTCTCGGTTTGTCATGCTGCCTATTATTCCCTTTAATGACAGACTGTCAAACACCATCTAGGCAGGTCAAAGAAGGGCTACACATAGTTACCAGTTTTTATCCTGTCTATGTAATGACCAAGTATATCTCTGGTGATTTGAATGATGTGAAAATGATTCAGTCTAGGGCAGACATTCACTCATTTGAACCTTCGCCTAATGATGTGGCAGCGATATATGATGCTGATTTATTTGTTTATCAACTCTCATAGCTTGGAGGTTTGGGCGGGTAAACTAGATGCCAATAAGCATGAGTCAACGGTTAAAATTGTTGAAGCTTCAAAAAGGTTAGTTATGGATAAGGTAGAAGGTTTAGAGGATATGCCTGTCACGGATGGCATTGATCCTGCAAGACTATATGATCCTCATACATGGTCAGATTCAATATTAGCTGCAGATAAAGCAGATATCATTGATAAGCAGTTGGCAAAGATTAATCCCAAACATCAAGTAGTTTATCAAAAAAACGCTAAAGCGTTTAGAAAAGAGTCTGAGGTGATTAATCATAGCTTTCAAGCTAAATTTAAAACAGTTAAAACCAGAACGTTTGACACCCGACACACGGCATTTTCTTATCTGGCAAAACGATATTATCTAAGACAGTTAGAATAGCGAGGGATTTCTCTAGAGCAACAGCCAACAGCTAGACAATTAACCGACATTAGAGATTTCATCAAAACTTATCAGGTGAAAACCATTTTTGTTGAGAAGAATGTTTCACAAAAGCTAGCAAAAACCGTTGCTCATATCACTGGCGTTAACCTGAAACTATTGAGTCCCTTAGAAACGTGAATCGGTTACACTAAACTAGACAGTCTTATAAAGTGTTCTACACTAAAGAAAATAGGAGATCAGATATGTCTAGAAAAATACGTCGCCACTTCACCTATGATTTGAAGCAACAAATTGTTGACCTTTACAATGCTGGTAGAAAGCGTAGCAGTCTCATCAAGGAATATGAGCTAACCCCTTCCACCTTCGATAAGTGGGTTAGACAAGCCAAAACAACAGGTTCATTCAAGTCTGTTGATAATCTGACAGATGAACAGCGGGAGCTGATTGAACTCAGGAAACGCAATAAAGAACTCGAAATGCAATTAGATATCCTAAAGCAAGCGGCGGTGATTATGGCACAAAAAGGGAAATAATCACTGCTAATAAGGATAACTATAGCATTTCAGCCATGTGTCGTTGGTTGAACATTCCTCGTTCTAGCTATTATTACAAAGCTGTAGAGCCAGTATCTGAAGCGGAACTTGAAGAAAATATCAAAGCTATTTTTCTCGA
Coding sequences within it:
- a CDS encoding class A sortase, which translates into the protein MVKKQRRQSRKPMSWARKILIAVLLILGLALLFNKPIRNTLIAWNSNKYQVTKVSKKDIKKNKEVKSTFDFQAVEPVSTEAVLQAQMAAQKLPVIGGIAIPEVGINLPIFKGLGNVELIYGAGTMKEDQVMGGENNYSLASHHIFGMTGSSQMLFSPLERAQNGMAIYLTDKEKIYKYNIHEVSTVAPERVDVIYDTPGLKEITLVTCTDLEATERIIVKGQLKTEYDFDNAPAEVLNAFSHSYNQVST
- the gloA2 gene encoding SMU1112c/YaeR family gloxylase I-like metalloprotein; its protein translation is MHLDAIHHVAIIVSDYEASKDFYVNKLGFRIIRENHRPERHDYKLDLACGQIELEIFGNVTSDPFYQSPPKRVGRPEFDREACGLRHLAFRVTNIESYVDDLKSLGIPVEPIRYDDYTGEKMTFFFDPDGLPLELHE
- a CDS encoding metal ABC transporter solute-binding protein, Zn/Mn family — encoded protein: MRKNIVTTVKWLCLSFLFVGLGLSGCRSVDKPLAKGLHIKTSFYPVYALTKEISGDYNQIDLMVKTVSIHSYEPSPNVVARTYDADIFIYHSNILESWAADLAPQLRKKGVLVLEGAAHLPLERVQGLEKVPLKKGMSANALNDPHTWTDPLLASQEADAIATLLAKKDPDHKEYYLKNAKRFKLKAQKLVERYQAKFASLPRHTFVTQHTAFSYLAKRFGLTQLGIAGVSPEQEPSPQQLADMKRFIERYGVKTILMEENVSGKLAKTLAKSSGISVRQLSPLEIAPDNQKSYLDNLEMNLAVLYDVLEKEK
- a CDS encoding pneumococcal-type histidine triad protein; translation: MNKRINVTIVLAVILCGLTACKPQSMEGTKPKNDQSHKTSHKSHEKVLKDDSDKTPAEIDQKEGIAAEQIVVSISDDGFVTSHGDHYHFYNGEVPFDSLLSTELLAPEDYQFDNSHVISDIQNGYILKVGETYYVYLKDQNHRDNLRTVSEE
- a CDS encoding DUF1002 domain-containing protein, with amino-acid sequence MTYKKMLVVGALVLASVFTIQTAFAATNNVQTVIDEHYVQPDYVLGYSLSPDQQNQTLSLLHYNSAKDKQIKTLNTTAYASIMNVADDPSLQLYSSVKIQKLGVKETLTVTIETPQMIQKVTQDMYRNAAVTLGIEHASIQVASPIPVTGESALAGIYYSLEKNGAKVPEENKQLAQEELATLSSINTDNADKVGYDADKLNVALTDIKAAVAEGGKNLSEERARQIVEDTLKNYGLNQSVTAHQINVIVNFAIHLSNSGVITNSQFVETLNDLKASIVSKANGTFDHIDLHFDANQALDKGKGIWQQIVDFFKQFINGLSRHV